The stretch of DNA CGCGGAGTCGAGGATCCGCTGCGGGATCGACATCCCGGCGTACTTCAGCGCGTAGCAGCCGACGCACGCGAGGAGCACCCCGAGCCACATCACCGACCGCCGCCGGGCGCGCCGTCGGGACCGTCGCTCTGCGGGACGTCGGTCGATCCGCCGCCGGGCGCGCCCTCGGGACCGTCGCTCTGCGGGACGTCGTGCGACCGGTCCCCGTGAGACCGGATCACCCCGTGCGCATCGTGCCCCGGCTCGCCCTCGGTCATCGGATCCGGGTCGGTCGCCGCGTGCGGGGTGCTCGGCGCGCCCACGCGGGCCAGCAGCGCGTAGCCGGCGACGGCCACGGCAGCCACGATCACCGGCAGCCCGGGCGGCACGAGCGGGACGACGCCGAGGGCGACGACCGCACCGACCGCCGCGGCGATCCACGCCTGCGCCGTCCGCAGCCGCGGCGCGAACAGGAACACGAAGGCGGCCGGGGCGACCGCGTCGAGCCCGAGGGCGCGCGGGTCCGGCAGCGCGCCCGCGGCCACCGCGCCGATCAGCGTCGAAGCGTTCCAGAAGACGAAGATGCCGATGCCGGTCGACCAGAAGGCGGTGAGCTGCAGCCGCTTCCCCGTCTCGCCCATCGCCATCGCCGTCGACTCGTCGATCACCAGCTGCGACGCAGCGAGCTTGCGGGCGCCGCGCACCCGCAGCAGCGGACCGACGGTCAGCCCGTACAGCATGTTGCGCGCGCCGAGCAGCGTCGCCGCGGCCGCGCCGGCGAGCGGCGAGCCGCCACCGGCGACGACCCCCACGAAGGCGAACTGGGAGCCGCCGGTGAACATCACCAGGGACAGGACGCAAGTCTGCAGGATGCTCAGGCCGGCTGCGACCCCGAGCGCGCCGAACGTCAGGCCGTAGGCACCCGTCGCCGCGCCCATCACCACGCCGTTGCGGACGACGCGTCGCCGCTCGGTGCGGTGGACGGAATCGGCGGCAGGCACGCTCGCACGGTACCGCCGCGCCCGGCGGGTGATGCGCGGTGCACGCGGCCGGGCCCGGGGTCGGCGCCGGGGCGACCGCCGCCGGCGCCCGGGAAGCGGGCATCGTCGTCCGAAGCGGGGAAACCAGCCCGCCTCGGCCCGCGAACCCCGCCCGGCCCTCCGCGTGGAGGCGTGACCGAATTGAGACGGTGACGTTGCGCATCGCGCTATTGACGATCCTTGTAGCGTCCCCCACAGTTCTCACAACTCGATCACGTCCGGCCGGTCGCCGTCCGACTCGCCCTCATCGACCAGGGAGCCACGCCCACATGAGTTCCACCCTCAAGCGACTGATCGTCGCGCTCATCGCGTCCACCCTCGCGGTCGCCGGCTGCTCGAGCAGCTCGAGCGGCGGTGGTTCGTCGGACAGCGGCAGCGGCACCAAGTTCGAGGGCGACAAGGTCACCCTCGGCCTCGTCGCCGAGCCTGCCAGCCTCGACTTCACGACCGCCGACGGCGCCGCGATCCCGCAGCTGCTGCTGGACAACGTCTACGAGACCCTGGTGAAGGTCGACGCGAAGGGCAAGTTCCGGCCCGCGCTCGCCAAGGAGTGGAAGATCAGCGACGACCGGCTGACCTACACCTTCACGCTGACCGACAAGGCCAAGTTCACCAACGGCAAGCCGTTCACCGCGGACGACGCGAAGTTCTCGATCGAGCGGGTCAAGACCGCGTGGACCACCAAGCTCGCGAAGCAGATGCAGGTCGTCGAGTCGGTGACCGCGAACAGCCCCACCGAGCTGGTGGTGAAGCTGGCGCACCCGTCCAACTCGTGGCTGTACTCCATGACTACCCGCATCGGCGCGATGTTCTCCAAGGACGGCGTCGCTGATCTGGCCAACTCCCCGATCGGCACCGGACCGTACAAGTTCACCGACTGGAAGCGCGGCGACCAGATCACCCTCGAGCGCAACGACGGCTACTGGGGCGACAAGCCGCACTTCAAGACCGTCGTCTGGAAGTACTTCAAGGACCCGACCTCGATGAACAACGCCCTCCTCGGCGGCACCATCGACGTGGTCACCACGGTCCAGGCGCCCGAAGCGCTCGACCAGTTCACCAGCGGACCGAAGGCCGCCGGCTTCCAGGTCATCGAGGGGACGACGAACGGTGAGGTCGTGCTGTCCTTCCACCAGACCCAGGGCCCGCTCGCGGACGTGAAGGTCCGCCAGGCGATCCGCTACGGCATCGACCACAAGAAGCTGCTGGAGAACTGCTGGGCGGGCAAGGGCAAGCTGATCGGCTCGATGGTCCCGCCGACCGACCCCTGGTACGAGGACCGCACCGGCGACTTCCCGTACGACCAGGCCAAGGCCAAGGAGCTGCTCGCGCAGTCCGGCCAGCAGAACACCACGCTGCGGCTGCGGATCCCGTCGCTGCCCTACGCGCAGGCGTGCGGGCCGGAGGTGCAGTCGCAGCTGTCGAAGATCGGCATCAACGTCGTCATCGACACCCTCGAGTTCCCCGCCGCCTGGGTCAAGACGGTCATGACCGACCAGGACTTCGACATGTCGATCGTGGCGCACGTCGAGCCGCGCGACCTGCCGGTGGTGTTCGGCAACCCGGCCTACTACACGTCGTACAACAACCCGAAGGTGCAGCAGCTCATCGCCGAGGCGGACGCCGGCTCGGAGCAGGACCAGATCAGCAAGATGAAGGAGGCGGCGAAGATCATCTCGCAGGACGCCGCGGCCGACTTCCTGTTCCTGCTGCCCAACCTCATCGTCGCCAAGGACGGCATCAAGGGGCTGCCCAAGAACGCCATCGGCGAGTCGCTGCGGGTCGCGGACCTCACCGCATAGCCGCTCCTCCCCGGATGCGGTGGGTATTACCCCGCTACAGCGCGAACAGCGGGGCGGAAGCCACCGCATCCGGGCAGAGCGGGGCGAAAGCCACCGCATGCGGCGCGGGAACCGCGCATAACCCGCGGCGGCACCGCGCTACTCGGCGGCGGCGGCGGGCTACTCGGCGGCGTCGTCGGCTGCGGCGGCGTCCTCGTCGGTGCCGCGGCGTCGGCGGTCCACGATGCGGCGCACCGGGGTCGCGCCCCAGTAGATGCGGTCCGGCAGGATCCAGCCGCGCCAGCGCGCCAGCAGCGTGATCGCCGCGCCGACGACGCTGGCCACGGGCGTCGCGATGCTCGGGTGGATGACGACGCTCAACGCGGCGAGCGTGCCGCCGGCCGCGAGCGCGGCCGTCGCGTA from Cumulibacter manganitolerans encodes:
- a CDS encoding AzlC family ABC transporter permease translates to MPAADSVHRTERRRVVRNGVVMGAATGAYGLTFGALGVAAGLSILQTCVLSLVMFTGGSQFAFVGVVAGGGSPLAGAAAATLLGARNMLYGLTVGPLLRVRGARKLAASQLVIDESTAMAMGETGKRLQLTAFWSTGIGIFVFWNASTLIGAVAAGALPDPRALGLDAVAPAAFVFLFAPRLRTAQAWIAAAVGAVVALGVVPLVPPGLPVIVAAVAVAGYALLARVGAPSTPHAATDPDPMTEGEPGHDAHGVIRSHGDRSHDVPQSDGPEGAPGGGSTDVPQSDGPDGAPGGGR
- a CDS encoding ABC transporter substrate-binding protein, whose translation is MSSTLKRLIVALIASTLAVAGCSSSSSGGGSSDSGSGTKFEGDKVTLGLVAEPASLDFTTADGAAIPQLLLDNVYETLVKVDAKGKFRPALAKEWKISDDRLTYTFTLTDKAKFTNGKPFTADDAKFSIERVKTAWTTKLAKQMQVVESVTANSPTELVVKLAHPSNSWLYSMTTRIGAMFSKDGVADLANSPIGTGPYKFTDWKRGDQITLERNDGYWGDKPHFKTVVWKYFKDPTSMNNALLGGTIDVVTTVQAPEALDQFTSGPKAAGFQVIEGTTNGEVVLSFHQTQGPLADVKVRQAIRYGIDHKKLLENCWAGKGKLIGSMVPPTDPWYEDRTGDFPYDQAKAKELLAQSGQQNTTLRLRIPSLPYAQACGPEVQSQLSKIGINVVIDTLEFPAAWVKTVMTDQDFDMSIVAHVEPRDLPVVFGNPAYYTSYNNPKVQQLIAEADAGSEQDQISKMKEAAKIISQDAAADFLFLLPNLIVAKDGIKGLPKNAIGESLRVADLTA